A part of Candidatus Electrothrix aestuarii genomic DNA contains:
- a CDS encoding methylmalonyl-CoA mutase family protein, producing the protein MSEQDSPLKDWQENELAKSLARFPERKEEFSCHGGRKVERLALPEEVDQEYQDKLGFPGRYPYTRGVQPTMYRGRFWTMRQYAGFSTAAASNERYRYLLDQGQTGLSVAFDLPTQIGYDSDHPMALGEVGKVGVAIDTLADMEVLFDSIPLDKISTSMTINSPAMVLLAMYIVVAEKQGVSADQLRGTIQNDILKEYVARGTYIFPPRPSLRLITNIFQWCSTHAPKFNTISISGYHIREAGSTAAQEVAFTLANGLTYVQTALDAGLALDDFAPRLAFFFNASSNLLEEVAKFRAARRLWARLMKERFQASKPSSMMLRFHTQTAGSSLTAQQVDNNIVRVTLQALAAVLGGTQSLHTNSRDEALSLPTEDSVRTALRTQQVIAHESGVADTVDPLAGSWYVEQLTDAVEQEALELIDRVDEFGGVVACIENGFIAGQIEDAAYQYQKEIETKERIIVGVNAFQTEEKSDVPLLRVDPAVEDEQVRQLAQVKAGRDANEVAGCLTALEKAAQTEGADLMEPVLGAVRAYCSLGEICGVLRGVFGEYRGRAW; encoded by the coding sequence ATGAGCGAGCAGGATTCGCCCCTGAAGGACTGGCAGGAGAATGAACTGGCTAAATCTTTGGCCCGTTTTCCAGAACGCAAAGAGGAATTCAGCTGCCACGGTGGGCGAAAGGTGGAGCGGCTTGCACTGCCCGAGGAGGTTGACCAGGAGTACCAGGACAAGCTCGGTTTTCCGGGTCGCTATCCCTATACACGCGGGGTGCAACCCACCATGTATCGGGGACGCTTTTGGACCATGCGTCAATATGCGGGCTTCTCCACGGCTGCCGCCTCCAATGAGCGCTACCGATATCTCTTGGATCAGGGGCAGACTGGCCTGTCCGTGGCCTTTGATCTCCCGACTCAGATCGGCTATGATTCGGATCATCCGATGGCATTGGGTGAGGTCGGCAAGGTGGGGGTTGCTATTGATACCTTGGCGGATATGGAAGTTCTTTTTGACAGCATCCCGTTGGATAAAATTTCCACCTCCATGACCATCAACTCGCCTGCTATGGTCTTGCTGGCGATGTACATCGTGGTGGCGGAGAAACAAGGTGTCAGTGCTGATCAGCTACGGGGAACCATTCAGAACGACATCCTGAAAGAGTACGTGGCCCGGGGAACCTATATTTTCCCGCCTCGTCCTTCCTTGCGTTTGATCACCAATATTTTCCAATGGTGTTCAACTCATGCCCCGAAGTTTAATACCATCTCTATTTCCGGTTATCATATTCGTGAGGCTGGCTCAACCGCTGCCCAGGAAGTGGCCTTCACCCTTGCCAACGGCCTGACCTATGTGCAGACGGCCTTGGATGCAGGTCTTGCCCTGGATGATTTTGCCCCTCGTTTGGCATTCTTCTTTAATGCCTCCTCTAATCTACTGGAAGAGGTTGCCAAGTTCCGGGCGGCCCGGCGGCTTTGGGCTCGGCTCATGAAGGAGCGTTTCCAGGCGAGCAAACCCTCCTCTATGATGCTCCGTTTTCATACCCAGACCGCTGGCAGTAGCCTGACCGCCCAGCAGGTAGATAATAATATTGTACGGGTGACCTTGCAGGCCTTAGCCGCAGTGCTTGGTGGTACTCAGTCTTTGCATACCAATTCCCGTGATGAGGCGCTTTCTCTGCCCACAGAAGATTCCGTGCGCACGGCTTTGCGTACTCAGCAGGTTATTGCTCATGAGTCTGGAGTAGCAGATACGGTTGATCCTCTGGCAGGTTCCTGGTATGTGGAGCAACTCACCGATGCGGTGGAACAGGAGGCTCTGGAGCTGATTGATCGGGTGGATGAATTTGGTGGGGTCGTGGCCTGTATCGAGAATGGCTTCATTGCTGGTCAGATTGAGGATGCTGCCTATCAGTACCAAAAAGAGATAGAAACCAAGGAACGCATCATCGTTGGGGTCAATGCCTTCCAGACCGAGGAAAAAAGTGATGTTCCCCTCCTGCGGGTTGATCCGGCAGTTGAGGATGAGCAGGTGCGGCAATTGGCGCAGGTCAAAGCCGGGCGGGATGCAAATGAGGTTGCGGGTTGTCTTACGGCGTTGGAGAAAGCTGCTCAAACAGAAGGGGCTGATCTCATGGAACCTGTGCTGGGTGCAGTACGGGCTTATTGCTCGTTGGGTGAGATTTGTGGTGTGCTGCGCGGGGTATTTGGGGAGTATCGGGGAAGGGCGTGGTAG
- the meaB gene encoding methylmalonyl Co-A mutase-associated GTPase MeaB, producing MSAEQLLEQVHQGDPRSVARAISLVEDQEENAQQIMQALDQQRLDKVLTVGITGPPGAGKSTLTSALVQQLRQRDIRVGVIAVDPSSPLTHGALLGDRIRMMNHALDRDVVVRSMATRGRLGGLCSAAGATMRIMAASGCRVVLVETVGIGQSEMDIASLADMTVLVLAPGFGDEIQAMKAGILEVVDLLVINKADMPGASKLKFDLGREAAESDRVLETVAAENKGIAELFDRILALETGFREDGKLTQRRQRSRDKETVDRCLDLLRERLADLLHKQPPADIDPGVAAESLLERVLRIPG from the coding sequence GTGTCTGCTGAGCAACTTCTTGAGCAAGTTCACCAGGGGGATCCCCGGAGCGTGGCCCGTGCTATTTCTCTTGTCGAAGATCAGGAAGAAAATGCGCAACAGATTATGCAGGCTCTGGATCAGCAACGCCTGGACAAGGTCCTGACGGTGGGCATTACCGGTCCTCCTGGGGCGGGAAAATCTACCTTAACCTCCGCTTTGGTGCAGCAGCTCCGGCAACGCGATATTCGGGTTGGTGTTATTGCTGTTGACCCTTCTTCACCCTTAACCCACGGAGCTTTGTTGGGCGACCGGATTCGGATGATGAATCATGCTCTGGATCGTGATGTGGTAGTGCGCTCAATGGCAACCAGGGGAAGACTGGGAGGACTCTGCTCAGCCGCCGGAGCAACGATGCGGATTATGGCGGCATCAGGCTGTCGGGTAGTTTTGGTCGAGACGGTGGGTATAGGGCAGTCTGAAATGGATATAGCCTCCTTGGCCGATATGACAGTCTTGGTGCTGGCCCCTGGCTTTGGTGATGAAATTCAGGCCATGAAGGCCGGAATTCTGGAAGTTGTTGACTTACTGGTCATCAATAAGGCCGATATGCCTGGGGCAAGTAAGCTGAAGTTTGATTTAGGGCGTGAGGCTGCCGAGTCCGATCGTGTTCTGGAAACCGTGGCTGCGGAGAATAAGGGGATAGCGGAACTCTTTGATCGGATTCTGGCCTTGGAAACAGGGTTTCGTGAGGATGGAAAGTTAACTCAACGTCGACAGCGATCTCGGGATAAGGAAACTGTGGATCGTTGCCTGGATTTGCTTAGAGAGCGTCTTGCAGACCTCCTTCATAAACAGCCTCCAGCTGATATAGATCCTGGTGTGGCGGCTGAGAGTTTGCTGGAGCGTGTTTTGCGCATCCCTGGTTGA
- a CDS encoding cobalamin B12-binding domain-containing protein, with translation MKAYRVLIAKPGLDGHDRGAKVIARALRDAGFEVIYTGIRRTPDEIASSAVQEDVAAVGLSSMSGAHARLFPAVLESLQKADAGDIPVLGGGIIPEEDIAPLHQAGITSVFTPGTPLTTIIDAFTAACQQQHQTRN, from the coding sequence GTGAAAGCGTATCGAGTACTAATTGCCAAACCCGGTCTGGATGGGCATGATCGGGGAGCAAAGGTGATTGCCCGTGCTTTACGGGATGCAGGTTTTGAGGTGATTTATACCGGTATTCGACGAACTCCAGATGAGATTGCCTCCTCTGCGGTGCAGGAGGATGTCGCAGCTGTCGGTCTTTCCTCCATGTCCGGTGCCCATGCCCGGCTTTTTCCGGCAGTGCTTGAGTCCTTGCAAAAGGCTGACGCAGGAGATATCCCGGTACTTGGTGGTGGTATCATTCCTGAGGAGGACATTGCGCCTTTGCATCAGGCTGGGATTACCTCTGTGTTTACCCCAGGCACTCCTCTTACCACCATCATTGATGCCTTTACGGCAGCTTGTCAACAGCAACATCAGACCCGTAACTAA
- a CDS encoding LEA type 2 family protein → MKLSRIITSDAASGARRASGLMVLLLCCLPLLLAGCPNTVMQSLPWGDKEELKIALSDIELQEIKALETIFLLKVRVMNPNDTATEIRSMKCDLKINGEPFASGLSDERQGLPPFGTISVPVVVYTSEFAIVGSVIEMLQKDVQQYGNKPDEPLNYELTGQLHLGKDGKEVFPFQVSGKIVLNR, encoded by the coding sequence ATGAAATTATCTCGGATTATTACGTCTGATGCTGCCTCGGGAGCGAGACGGGCCTCTGGGCTCATGGTTCTTCTGCTTTGTTGCCTGCCTCTACTCCTTGCCGGTTGTCCAAACACGGTTATGCAGTCCTTACCTTGGGGGGATAAGGAGGAGCTAAAGATTGCCCTTTCAGATATAGAGCTCCAGGAAATAAAGGCTCTGGAAACAATTTTCCTCTTGAAAGTCCGGGTGATGAATCCCAATGATACGGCGACTGAGATCCGCAGTATGAAATGTGATCTCAAGATTAATGGTGAGCCCTTTGCTTCAGGGCTCAGTGATGAACGGCAGGGGCTTCCCCCTTTTGGTACCATCTCTGTTCCCGTGGTGGTGTATACTTCTGAATTTGCCATTGTCGGTTCTGTTATCGAAATGCTGCAAAAAGATGTCCAACAGTACGGCAATAAACCTGATGAACCACTGAATTATGAACTAACTGGACAGCTTCACCTGGGGAAAGATGGAAAGGAAGTTTTTCCTTTTCAGGTATCTGGAAAGATTGTTCTGAATCGCTAA